A genome region from Nitrospira sp. includes the following:
- a CDS encoding YkvA family protein produces MNRMTPAMVLKALTMFRGFTQTATEYLRDKERLRYLLAAAVSIAQRRGGRLLKDLQLLVRLLKASVSGAYTGLSVHKLVTIVAAILYLISPLDVIPDFIPVVGYADDAAVIAWVLNSIAEELKDFKSWEEGA; encoded by the coding sequence ATGAATCGGATGACTCCAGCGATGGTCCTCAAGGCGTTGACCATGTTTCGTGGCTTCACACAGACGGCGACGGAGTATCTCAGGGACAAAGAGCGGCTTCGGTATCTGTTGGCCGCGGCGGTCTCGATTGCGCAGAGACGAGGTGGCAGGCTGTTGAAGGACCTTCAATTATTGGTGCGGCTGCTGAAAGCGTCCGTGAGCGGGGCCTATACAGGCCTCTCGGTCCACAAGCTCGTGACCATCGTGGCGGCGATTCTGTATCTCATCAGCCCGCTGGATGTGATCCCGGACTTCATCCCCGTGGTCGGCTATGCGGATGATGCGGCGGTGATTGCCTGGGTGCTGAACAGCATTGCCGAAGAACTGAAGGACTTTAAGAGTTGGGAAGAGGGGGCGTGA
- the hflX gene encoding GTPase HflX — MSKPSQSNAVLVAIRTPRVTVDELDSSLQELTRLVKTLGYAVVGRVTQKRSSDKYAAVLGQGKLAELALWTGGSGKIESAFERPKHKAASKFEAADSDITEESDDEDESDDTIEASSGPREQAQIAIVDCDLSPSQLKNLERAAGVPVLDRTGVIIEIFSRHARTRAARLQVEIARLNYLAPRLRETGGGSERQGGGVGGKGAGETSLELDKRRIRDRMKELRTELAAIGDEHQTRRARREHELTVALVGYTNAGKSSLMRAMTGIEVLVADKLFATLDTTIRPLYPDTRPKVLMSDTVGFIKKLPHDLVASFKSTLDEAASASLLLFVVDASDPSFRSQLDVTRQVLAEVGATDVPSLLVLNKRDRLGTDELAALKVEYPDAFFLSTRSKDDLQALRERIMGYFESEMIDEELRIPFTAQGVVAEIRARMRILSEEYDAEGLTIRVRSTSENLAVIKKKLVR; from the coding sequence ATGTCGAAGCCCTCACAATCGAATGCCGTGCTTGTAGCAATCCGCACCCCTCGCGTGACTGTGGATGAGCTGGACAGTTCGCTGCAAGAGCTCACCCGTCTGGTGAAAACCCTCGGGTACGCGGTCGTGGGCCGTGTGACGCAAAAGCGTAGTTCCGATAAATATGCAGCTGTCCTGGGGCAGGGCAAACTCGCCGAGTTGGCGCTATGGACCGGGGGTTCCGGGAAAATCGAATCGGCGTTTGAACGGCCGAAGCACAAAGCGGCCTCGAAGTTTGAGGCGGCGGACTCGGACATCACGGAGGAGTCAGACGACGAGGACGAATCGGATGACACCATCGAAGCTTCCTCAGGCCCTCGCGAACAGGCGCAGATCGCCATCGTGGACTGTGATCTGTCACCGTCACAATTGAAAAATCTTGAACGTGCCGCCGGCGTGCCGGTGCTCGATCGTACCGGGGTTATCATTGAGATTTTCAGCCGACACGCGCGAACCAGAGCGGCCAGGCTGCAGGTGGAGATCGCGAGGCTCAATTATCTGGCGCCACGGTTGCGAGAAACCGGCGGCGGCAGTGAGCGGCAAGGCGGGGGAGTCGGCGGCAAAGGGGCCGGGGAGACGAGTCTGGAGCTCGATAAGCGCAGAATCCGCGATCGCATGAAAGAACTCAGGACCGAATTGGCGGCGATCGGAGACGAGCATCAGACGCGCCGCGCGAGACGGGAACACGAATTGACGGTCGCGCTTGTGGGGTACACCAATGCCGGCAAATCCTCGCTGATGCGGGCGATGACGGGCATCGAGGTGCTTGTGGCCGATAAGTTGTTCGCCACGCTCGATACCACGATCCGGCCCTTGTATCCTGACACGCGCCCCAAAGTGCTGATGTCCGATACGGTGGGCTTCATCAAAAAGCTCCCGCATGACCTGGTGGCGTCGTTCAAGTCGACACTCGATGAAGCGGCCTCTGCCTCGCTCTTGCTGTTTGTCGTCGATGCCTCAGATCCGTCATTTCGATCCCAGCTCGACGTCACGCGGCAGGTGTTAGCCGAAGTCGGCGCCACGGATGTTCCCAGCCTGCTGGTGTTGAATAAACGGGATCGCCTCGGAACGGACGAGCTCGCGGCTCTGAAGGTGGAATATCCCGATGCGTTCTTTCTGTCCACGAGAAGCAAGGACGATCTGCAGGCGCTTCGTGAGCGCATTATGGGGTACTTTGAGAGTGAGATGATCGACGAGGAATTGCGTATTCCGTTTACGGCTCAAGGCGTCGTGGCGGAGATCCGCGCCCGGATGCGTATCCTGTCCGAAGAATATGACGCCGAGGGCCTCACGATACGGGTGCGATCGACCTCCGAAAACCTGGCGGTCATCAAAAAGAAGCTCGTGCGCTGA
- a CDS encoding transposase translates to MARPLRIEVPGAVYHVTSRGNARQDIVVDDRDRSQWLTFLAHVVDRYGWICHAYCLMDNHYHLLVETPQPNLSLGMRQLNGRYTQDYNRRHAQVGHLFQGRFKAILVEKDAHLLELCRYVVLNPVRAKIVPHPRQWAWSSYRATVGEAKSPAWLTTDWILHQFGQRVGPAQERYRTFVAEGRGGPAPWEQLTGQIYLGSEQFVTQHQPNRVIRDIPRRQTQAQRPSLGALFQRKGDPTRIIHQAYRQYGYRLAEIADHLGVHAATVSRRLKRAEKAPV, encoded by the coding sequence ATGGCTCGTCCCCTCCGTATTGAGGTGCCTGGTGCCGTCTACCATGTCACCAGCCGGGGCAATGCTCGGCAGGACATCGTGGTCGACGATCGCGACCGCTCCCAGTGGCTCACGTTTCTAGCTCATGTCGTGGATCGCTATGGCTGGATCTGCCACGCCTACTGCCTGATGGACAATCACTATCATCTCCTCGTCGAGACGCCGCAGCCGAATCTCTCGCTTGGCATGCGGCAGCTGAATGGCCGCTATACGCAGGACTACAACCGGCGGCATGCGCAAGTGGGCCATCTGTTTCAGGGGCGGTTCAAAGCCATTCTTGTGGAGAAGGACGCCCATTTACTCGAACTCTGCCGTTATGTGGTGTTGAACCCCGTGCGGGCTAAGATCGTTCCGCACCCCCGACAATGGGCCTGGAGTAGTTATCGGGCGACGGTGGGAGAGGCGAAGTCGCCCGCCTGGTTGACGACGGACTGGATTCTGCATCAATTCGGCCAACGAGTGGGTCCGGCGCAGGAGCGCTATCGCACCTTTGTTGCGGAAGGGCGGGGTGGGCCAGCGCCTTGGGAGCAGCTCACTGGACAAATCTACCTGGGCTCCGAGCAGTTTGTGACGCAGCACCAACCGAATCGAGTGATCCGCGATATTCCCCGCCGGCAGACGCAGGCGCAGCGGCCATCGTTAGGTGCGCTGTTTCAGCGGAAGGGGGATCCAACGAGGATTATTCATCAGGCCTATCGGCAGTACGGGTATCGGTTAGCCGAGATTGCAGACCATTTAGGGGTACATGCTGCCACGGTGAGCCGCCGTTTGAAGCGGGCGGAGAAAGCACCTGTTTGA
- the glgP gene encoding alpha-glucan family phosphorylase has translation MSPRTRASHPTYGLPFMEVEGFDALAELALDLRWSWNHVTDEVWRQLDPVLWAITRNPWVVLQTAPRDHIERVLADPGYRQTVDRLVQTRRKAVEAPAWFQDTHPESPLTCVAYFSMEFMLSEALPIYSGGLGNVAGDQLKAAGDLGVPVVAVGLLYQQGYFRQVIGKDGAQEALFPYNDPGQLPITPLRHANGEWLRLKIALPGYSVWLRVWQVQVGRVKLYLLDSNDAANVPTHRGITSELYGGGPELRLKQELLLGIGGWRLFGALGMQPEVCHLNEGHAAFAVLERARSFMEASGQPFDVALAVTRAGTLFTTHTAVDAGFDRFSPALIEQYLGGYAKNQLAISLRDLLALGRKNATDSLEYFNMAYLALRGSGAVNGVSRVHGQVSRQLFRPLFQRWPEDDVPVRHVTNGVHVPSWDSAQADDLWTESCGKSRWLGATECLERNIREISDAKLWQFRTTVRTALVAYARERLYRELAVSGASPEDLEKSKQIFDPHALTLGFARRFATYKRPNLLLLHQPERLRRLLTHSERPVQLILAGKAHPADRAGQALIQEWIQFIRQSDVRLQVIFLGDYDMLLAERLVQGVDVWINTPRRPWEASGTSGMKVLVNGGLNLSELDGWWAEAYAPDVGWALGDGRDHGDDPAWDAIEADALYDLLEREVIPEFYRRDEHGIPTAWITRIRESMARLTPRFSANRVVREYTDQQYLPIAAAFRERTADNGARGKHIVDWERTLREKWATLRFGEVKIHTSAAQHIFEVEVYFNDLDPSAVRVELYADGINDSPPIREEMTWTCRLAGESHGAMYRASVSAARFATDYTARIIPHYAGVSIPLEVDLILWQR, from the coding sequence ATGAGCCCTCGCACTCGTGCCAGCCATCCGACATACGGCCTTCCATTCATGGAAGTCGAAGGGTTCGATGCCCTGGCCGAGTTGGCTCTTGATCTGCGCTGGTCGTGGAATCATGTGACCGACGAGGTGTGGCGGCAGTTGGATCCGGTGCTATGGGCCATCACCCGCAATCCGTGGGTTGTCCTGCAGACGGCTCCGCGAGACCACATTGAGCGCGTATTGGCCGATCCCGGGTATCGCCAGACTGTCGATCGCTTGGTGCAGACTCGACGGAAAGCGGTTGAGGCGCCTGCGTGGTTTCAGGATACCCACCCGGAATCTCCGTTGACCTGTGTCGCCTATTTCAGCATGGAATTTATGTTGAGCGAAGCCCTGCCTATCTACTCGGGCGGGTTGGGCAATGTCGCCGGCGATCAACTCAAAGCCGCCGGCGATCTGGGCGTACCCGTGGTCGCCGTAGGACTGCTGTACCAGCAAGGCTACTTTCGCCAGGTGATCGGCAAGGACGGTGCGCAAGAGGCTCTCTTCCCGTATAACGACCCAGGGCAGTTGCCGATCACGCCGTTGCGTCATGCAAACGGGGAATGGTTGCGATTAAAGATCGCCTTGCCTGGTTACTCGGTCTGGTTGCGTGTGTGGCAAGTCCAGGTCGGCCGAGTGAAGCTGTACCTGTTGGACAGCAATGACGCGGCGAATGTTCCCACGCATCGAGGAATTACCAGCGAGCTGTATGGCGGCGGGCCGGAACTTCGACTCAAACAAGAACTGCTTCTCGGGATCGGCGGATGGCGACTGTTTGGTGCACTTGGCATGCAACCGGAAGTCTGTCACCTGAATGAAGGGCATGCGGCCTTCGCCGTGTTGGAGCGTGCACGCAGCTTCATGGAGGCAAGCGGACAACCCTTCGATGTGGCATTGGCCGTCACGCGAGCAGGAACCCTCTTCACGACGCATACGGCGGTGGACGCTGGTTTTGACCGGTTCTCTCCGGCTCTCATCGAACAATACCTCGGGGGATATGCCAAGAATCAGCTCGCCATTTCCCTGCGCGACTTGCTGGCACTGGGCCGGAAGAATGCGACCGACTCGTTAGAATACTTCAACATGGCCTATCTGGCGCTCAGAGGGAGTGGGGCGGTCAATGGCGTGAGTCGTGTGCATGGACAGGTGAGCCGTCAGCTATTTCGGCCGCTGTTTCAACGCTGGCCTGAAGATGACGTGCCTGTTCGACATGTGACCAATGGAGTTCATGTGCCGAGTTGGGATTCGGCCCAGGCCGATGATCTATGGACGGAGTCCTGTGGAAAAAGCCGCTGGTTGGGAGCGACGGAATGCCTGGAGAGGAATATTCGAGAGATCTCGGACGCCAAATTGTGGCAATTTCGCACCACCGTTCGCACGGCGCTTGTCGCGTATGCCCGCGAACGATTGTATCGTGAATTGGCGGTCTCGGGAGCGTCGCCTGAGGACTTGGAGAAGAGCAAGCAGATTTTTGACCCTCACGCATTGACGCTGGGCTTTGCTCGTCGATTTGCGACCTATAAGCGTCCCAATCTCCTCTTGCTGCACCAGCCGGAGCGGCTGCGCCGCTTGTTGACGCATTCGGAGCGCCCTGTGCAGCTGATCCTCGCTGGCAAAGCCCATCCCGCAGACCGGGCGGGGCAAGCGTTGATTCAGGAATGGATACAGTTTATTCGGCAATCTGACGTGCGCCTACAGGTGATCTTTCTCGGTGATTACGACATGCTCTTGGCCGAGCGCTTGGTGCAAGGGGTGGATGTGTGGATTAATACGCCACGGCGACCGTGGGAGGCCAGTGGCACGAGCGGCATGAAAGTCCTGGTCAATGGTGGCCTTAATCTGTCGGAATTGGATGGGTGGTGGGCCGAAGCCTATGCTCCCGACGTCGGTTGGGCATTAGGTGATGGCCGAGACCATGGCGACGATCCCGCATGGGATGCGATCGAAGCGGATGCGCTGTACGATTTGCTCGAGCGCGAAGTGATCCCGGAATTTTATCGCCGCGACGAACACGGCATTCCCACCGCGTGGATCACACGCATTCGAGAGAGCATGGCGCGGTTGACCCCCCGGTTTTCTGCGAACCGCGTGGTGCGTGAATATACCGATCAACAGTATCTTCCGATTGCAGCCGCTTTCCGTGAACGCACGGCAGATAATGGCGCCAGGGGCAAACATATCGTCGATTGGGAACGGACATTACGAGAGAAATGGGCCACGTTACGCTTCGGAGAGGTAAAGATACACACAAGTGCAGCCCAGCATATCTTCGAGGTGGAAGTGTATTTCAATGACCTCGATCCGAGCGCCGTACGAGTCGAGCTCTATGCCGATGGGATCAATGATAGCCCTCCGATCCGGGAAGAGATGACATGGACTTGTCGGCTGGCTGGCGAATCACATGGGGCGATGTATCGCGCATCGGTCTCGGCCGCCCGTTTCGCAACGGACTATACCGCCCGCATCATTCCCCACTATGCCGGTGTGTCGATACCCCTGGAAGTTGATCTCATCCTCTGGCAGCGATGA
- a CDS encoding cobalamin B12-binding domain-containing protein encodes MIDLQAETHQDYVRRIEEWRPDVIGFFCNYLPNVPEVIDLAKHTKARFPHSAVFVGGHSASFVAHEILEHSQGAIDCVVKGEGEGIVARLLEAFEHDPHAVSTLPGCVTRAGEGPPPQFVGTLDGPGPARDLLRHRRKYFIGVLDPCRARTQPVSPALLYIHPARGRQRRRLDEATERFVDDTRMGRMA; translated from the coding sequence ATGATCGATCTGCAGGCGGAGACGCATCAGGATTATGTGCGACGGATCGAGGAGTGGAGGCCTGATGTGATTGGCTTCTTCTGCAACTACTTGCCCAACGTGCCAGAGGTCATCGACTTGGCCAAACATACGAAAGCGCGATTCCCTCACAGCGCTGTGTTTGTGGGAGGCCACAGTGCTTCATTCGTGGCTCACGAAATACTTGAACACAGTCAGGGGGCCATTGATTGTGTCGTCAAAGGAGAGGGTGAAGGTATTGTGGCCAGGTTGCTGGAGGCCTTCGAGCACGACCCTCACGCGGTGTCGACTCTGCCGGGTTGTGTGACGCGAGCCGGTGAAGGGCCGCCGCCACAGTTTGTCGGGACGCTGGACGGTCCGGGGCCTGCCCGCGACCTGCTCCGGCATCGGCGCAAATATTTTATCGGGGTGTTGGATCCCTGTCGTGCCCGAACGCAACCCGTCAGCCCGGCGCTGTTGTATATCCATCCGGCTCGTGGCCGGCAAAGACGCCGACTTGATGAGGCGACGGAACGGTTCGTGGACGACACAAGGATGGGACGGATGGCGTGA
- a CDS encoding transaldolase family protein yields MSVLYNQAMNQIPARRLFDQAIWLDSIERDFLHSGALRRLIFDEGLCGVTCTHSILAKALTSSVDSAEALAALGQKPGLDAKPRYQRLVIEDIQTVADCLQPVYARTKRRDGYVSFEVPPDLAHDTRGMFDEARYLWNAVGRDNLMITVPATPEGIPVITRLLSKGINVNVTLIFSQETYARVAEAYLLGLEQLAARGRTIESVASVASVFVSSLDAAADTAISVYLASSIQAAEWALFKSLRGNIALASATLIYHTYQTLFSGPRWDALVQRGAMRQRVLWASTGTTEFTYRDMKCAEALIGPDTVTAVPPSIFEAFRDRERPAHQLSDAVEHAKVVLRAFAQTGASLSEITDRLMEEELRGLKKAFDQLLVAVERQSNVDEPVQPNGLPGYSSRFVREREKAATCFSSKVAR; encoded by the coding sequence ATGAGCGTCTTGTACAACCAGGCCATGAATCAGATCCCGGCGCGTCGTCTGTTCGACCAAGCCATCTGGCTGGATTCCATCGAGCGGGATTTCCTGCACAGTGGTGCACTCAGACGGTTGATTTTCGATGAGGGATTGTGTGGCGTGACGTGTACGCATTCCATCCTTGCGAAAGCCCTCACGAGCAGTGTGGACTCCGCTGAGGCGCTGGCGGCACTCGGGCAAAAGCCTGGCTTGGACGCGAAGCCCCGTTACCAACGACTGGTCATCGAGGATATTCAAACCGTGGCCGATTGCCTGCAGCCGGTCTATGCGCGAACGAAACGGCGAGATGGCTACGTCAGTTTCGAGGTTCCGCCTGACCTGGCGCACGATACCAGGGGCATGTTCGATGAGGCGCGATATCTCTGGAACGCCGTCGGGCGGGACAATCTCATGATTACGGTGCCGGCCACGCCGGAAGGAATCCCGGTGATTACACGCCTGCTCAGCAAGGGGATCAATGTCAACGTGACCCTGATCTTCTCGCAGGAGACCTATGCCCGTGTGGCTGAAGCCTATCTTTTGGGGCTGGAGCAACTGGCGGCACGAGGGCGCACCATAGAAAGCGTGGCGAGTGTGGCCAGCGTATTCGTCAGCTCTCTCGATGCGGCGGCAGATACGGCGATATCCGTCTATCTTGCGAGCTCGATACAGGCGGCGGAGTGGGCCCTGTTCAAGAGTCTTCGAGGGAACATCGCCCTCGCGAGCGCCACGTTGATCTATCACACGTATCAGACACTCTTCTCCGGCCCACGCTGGGACGCACTGGTTCAACGTGGAGCGATGCGCCAGCGAGTGCTCTGGGCCAGTACGGGCACGACAGAGTTCACCTATCGTGACATGAAATGTGCGGAGGCCCTTATCGGCCCTGACACGGTGACTGCGGTTCCTCCGTCGATCTTCGAGGCGTTTCGCGATCGCGAGCGTCCTGCCCACCAACTCAGCGATGCTGTCGAGCATGCGAAGGTGGTCTTGCGCGCCTTCGCCCAAACCGGGGCGTCGCTCTCGGAGATCACCGACCGATTGATGGAGGAGGAGTTGCGGGGACTCAAGAAGGCGTTCGATCAACTCTTGGTCGCAGTCGAGCGTCAATCTAATGTGGACGAGCCTGTTCAGCCGAACGGACTTCCGGGCTATTCCTCGCGCTTCGTACGCGAGAGAGAAAAGGCCGCGACTTGTTTTTCCTCGAAAGTGGCCCGATGA
- a CDS encoding 4Fe-4S dicluster domain-containing protein, with the protein MSPIAAPPTPQFQLITIDRRPVDSHSSCKVHPSANLVPTTRHTYRMIVLASVHAYIAVHLISWHVFGIEIWGKTAMMGVPSLAKGTVNAAAIMVILILGSILIWGRGFCGWVCHMRGAIECADWILRKLKVWRYVTLRDKNVLINTPHRWLLRIGALFVLLLPVIILIHNVGFVPKVNVMAPVPIADLPGYEGKAFAKTAFFNMVINPTWSDYLLAFGLALFIQFTMSIVLNLRYGQGAFCRILCPYAPLMVPLMNISPVQKKITRVAQCTGCRDCSHACPQGIDVSREIFHFNGKVINTECIKCYACIDACDDHVLQDTAAPGVPQTDRLKPYEKRPWQQELVRKDGLLTNAKHMQLFEPLGPVTDFASMIVALICGGITSRFGGFWFYPGAILSFIVFRECCLYAKRWSATGKEKAPHSIVQP; encoded by the coding sequence ATGAGTCCTATCGCTGCTCCACCGACTCCGCAATTCCAGCTCATCACGATCGATCGTCGCCCGGTCGATTCTCACAGCTCCTGCAAGGTTCACCCCTCCGCCAACCTGGTTCCGACAACACGCCACACCTATCGCATGATCGTCTTGGCATCGGTGCATGCCTATATCGCGGTCCATCTGATTTCCTGGCACGTTTTCGGCATTGAGATCTGGGGCAAGACGGCGATGATGGGAGTGCCCTCTCTTGCCAAAGGGACCGTCAACGCGGCGGCGATCATGGTGATTCTTATTTTAGGATCGATCTTGATCTGGGGTCGCGGGTTCTGCGGTTGGGTCTGTCACATGCGTGGAGCCATCGAATGTGCCGACTGGATCCTGCGGAAACTCAAGGTGTGGCGCTACGTCACATTGCGTGACAAAAACGTGCTCATCAACACGCCCCATCGCTGGCTCCTGAGGATAGGGGCGCTGTTTGTATTGCTGTTGCCGGTCATTATTCTCATTCACAACGTCGGGTTCGTTCCCAAAGTCAATGTGATGGCCCCGGTGCCGATTGCAGATTTGCCTGGTTATGAGGGCAAGGCGTTCGCGAAGACCGCGTTCTTCAATATGGTCATCAACCCGACGTGGAGTGATTACCTCCTGGCATTCGGTTTGGCGTTGTTCATTCAATTCACAATGAGCATCGTGCTGAACCTGCGTTATGGGCAGGGCGCATTTTGCCGGATCCTCTGTCCGTACGCGCCGCTGATGGTCCCCCTCATGAACATCTCGCCGGTGCAGAAGAAAATCACGCGTGTGGCGCAGTGCACCGGTTGCCGCGACTGCAGTCATGCCTGTCCACAGGGCATCGACGTGAGTCGAGAGATTTTCCATTTCAATGGAAAGGTCATTAATACCGAATGCATTAAATGCTACGCGTGTATCGATGCCTGCGACGACCATGTTCTGCAAGACACCGCAGCACCAGGCGTGCCCCAGACAGACAGGCTGAAGCCTTATGAGAAACGCCCTTGGCAGCAGGAACTGGTTCGGAAAGATGGTCTGCTGACGAATGCGAAACACATGCAGCTGTTCGAGCCACTTGGTCCGGTGACTGATTTCGCATCCATGATCGTCGCGTTGATATGTGGCGGCATCACGTCTCGCTTCGGAGGATTTTGGTTTTACCCGGGGGCAATTCTCTCATTCATTGTGTTTCGAGAATGCTGCCTGTACGCGAAGAGATGGTCGGCAACAGGTAAGGAGAAGGCGCCCCATTCCATCGTTCAGCCGTAG
- a CDS encoding DUF5989 family protein yields MNSFTKVHEYYALVSELLLYLREKKSYWLAPVIFVLLAFSALAFFLEGSVLAPAIYSVF; encoded by the coding sequence ATGAATTCATTTACGAAGGTTCACGAGTATTATGCCCTGGTCTCGGAATTGTTGTTGTATCTGAGGGAGAAGAAATCCTATTGGCTGGCACCCGTTATTTTTGTCCTGTTGGCATTCAGCGCCCTGGCGTTTTTCCTCGAGGGAAGTGTGCTCGCGCCTGCGATCTACTCCGTGTTTTAG
- a CDS encoding SGNH/GDSL hydrolase family protein: MAIVVVASTMVVAAVAHAWTRFRQVDRDTYHLSISTVCSEVAWLMWGAGFFLNGLDASRNWGQIADLNFVGSSNPLAALLLWGALLVATLGLAGTVVPHGRTSRVGAIVLAIWVTAIVLLVIEGGIRVFAIVAPESQGYPTYQTALWSRKFVALSKAGFRDVDHSRPRAGENPALLIVGDSLAFGWGLNRLEDRFGEQLARQLTNRTGTAWTVLNASRGDTHTLTHIEFLKVMQAYQPEVTLLLYAFNDIDYLAQVTPRDGQSEHARSLLARMNPVRILFLNSFLFQELYVRLRLVTYNPSSEGNDPYENEVLLEEHFRDLARFVSLASTSSRVVAIAPFNIGVAASPAASRHYHRFIKAAVTHGLPIWPAGQEVFAGHAYEHLVVNRLDSHPNELAHRLLAASMAERVHVAWGMPRQPPDSDSYSLLTMGGSVR; this comes from the coding sequence ATGGCAATCGTCGTCGTTGCGAGCACCATGGTTGTGGCGGCTGTTGCGCATGCCTGGACTCGTTTCCGGCAGGTAGATCGCGATACGTATCACCTGTCTATTTCGACTGTGTGTTCGGAAGTGGCGTGGCTGATGTGGGGGGCTGGATTCTTCCTCAATGGCCTGGATGCATCACGGAACTGGGGGCAGATAGCCGACTTGAACTTCGTCGGCTCATCGAATCCCCTTGCGGCACTGTTGTTATGGGGAGCGTTGTTGGTGGCCACACTGGGCCTAGCCGGGACGGTGGTGCCTCATGGGCGTACTTCGAGAGTGGGTGCGATCGTTCTGGCGATCTGGGTCACAGCCATTGTCCTGCTGGTCATCGAAGGCGGCATTCGCGTCTTCGCGATTGTGGCGCCTGAATCACAAGGGTATCCCACCTACCAGACGGCGTTATGGTCGCGTAAGTTCGTGGCCTTAAGTAAGGCAGGGTTTCGCGATGTGGACCATTCCCGTCCGCGTGCGGGTGAGAATCCGGCACTGTTGATCGTGGGCGACTCGCTGGCATTCGGGTGGGGGCTGAACCGATTGGAGGATCGCTTTGGAGAGCAGCTTGCCCGGCAATTGACCAACCGGACGGGGACTGCTTGGACTGTGCTGAATGCCAGCAGAGGTGACACGCACACATTGACCCACATCGAGTTTCTGAAGGTCATGCAAGCATATCAGCCGGAAGTTACTCTTCTCCTGTATGCATTTAATGACATCGACTACCTCGCCCAAGTGACCCCTCGTGACGGCCAAAGCGAGCATGCAAGGTCGCTTCTTGCGCGGATGAATCCCGTTCGCATTCTATTTCTGAACTCGTTTTTATTTCAGGAACTGTATGTTCGTCTCAGGCTCGTGACCTACAACCCTTCGTCCGAGGGGAATGATCCGTATGAGAACGAGGTGCTGTTGGAGGAACACTTTCGTGACTTGGCTCGTTTCGTGTCGCTCGCCTCGACCTCGAGTCGCGTGGTGGCGATTGCTCCATTCAATATCGGAGTGGCGGCAAGTCCGGCCGCCAGCCGCCACTATCATCGCTTTATAAAGGCAGCCGTGACACACGGGTTGCCGATCTGGCCTGCCGGGCAGGAGGTTTTTGCAGGTCATGCCTACGAACACCTCGTCGTGAATAGACTCGATTCACACCCCAATGAACTGGCGCATCGTCTCCTTGCCGCCAGCATGGCTGAGCGAGTGCACGTTGCGTGGGGCATGCCACGCCAACCGCCGGATAGTGATTCTTATAGCCTGCTTACAATGGGAGGAAGTGTACGGTGA